In Pseudomonadota bacterium, the following proteins share a genomic window:
- the rsfS gene encoding ribosome silencing factor: protein MSAKATAVYRAIEDKKGENIVALDLRGLSSVTDILIVCNGHSDRHVQALAENIQIEMKKQGMLPLGVEGLKAGNWILLDYGDIIVHIFHEPVRAFYDLEGIWSDAPRLDFSHGLLACS from the coding sequence CTGTCAGCAAAGGCGACGGCTGTTTACCGGGCGATTGAGGATAAAAAGGGTGAAAACATCGTGGCCCTTGATTTGCGGGGGTTGTCATCGGTTACTGACATTTTGATTGTCTGCAACGGTCATTCGGATCGTCACGTCCAGGCCCTGGCTGAAAATATCCAGATTGAAATGAAAAAACAGGGGATGCTGCCGCTTGGAGTTGAAGGCTTGAAAGCGGGAAACTGGATTCTGCTGGACTATGGAGATATTATTGTCCATATTTTTCATGAACCGGTCAGAGCGTTTTATGATCTGGAAGGGATCTGGAGTGACGCCCCACGCCTGGATTTTTCCCATGGGCTGCTTGCGTGCAGTTGA
- the proB gene encoding glutamate 5-kinase: MGEKDTRDSRRTSILKNTSLVVVKLGSAVLTADNGRLDVDFFSRFATEISRLIERGYRFVIVTSGAVAAGRGVLGYQQPPATIPEKQACAAVGQVRLMWQYEQAFARYKQVVAQVLLTGDDIHNRRRYLNARNTIATLLQQGVIPIVNENDTVVVREIKFGDNDNLAALLTSMVEVDLLMMLTDIDGFYAEDPKVNPRAELLSLVPEVDSNIESLAGLSGSSLGSGGMVGKLQGVKKAVAYGIPTIIANGKRSGIVSRVLAGEEEGTLFLPRENRLTCRKHWLAYGVKSRGVLVLDQGAVRAIIRGGKSLLPSGILKTEGSFGIGDPVSCHDEEGREIARGLSNYAVDEVNRINGCHSWEIEAALGYHSVDEVIHRDNLVVVDEG; encoded by the coding sequence ATGGGGGAAAAGGACACCCGGGACAGTAGGCGTACTTCTATATTGAAAAACACCAGTCTGGTGGTGGTCAAATTGGGCAGTGCCGTTTTGACTGCTGACAATGGGCGGCTGGATGTTGATTTCTTCTCCCGCTTTGCGACCGAGATTTCCCGGCTGATCGAGCGGGGATATCGATTTGTTATTGTTACCTCCGGCGCGGTGGCTGCCGGCCGTGGTGTGCTGGGCTATCAGCAGCCCCCGGCCACCATTCCGGAGAAACAGGCTTGCGCCGCGGTTGGTCAGGTGCGTCTCATGTGGCAGTATGAACAGGCTTTTGCCCGCTATAAGCAGGTGGTGGCCCAAGTTTTGCTGACTGGCGATGATATCCATAATCGTCGACGTTACCTGAATGCCCGAAATACCATTGCCACCCTGCTGCAACAGGGCGTGATTCCGATAGTGAATGAGAATGATACGGTAGTGGTCAGGGAAATCAAATTTGGTGATAACGATAACCTGGCGGCGTTGTTGACCTCTATGGTTGAAGTTGATCTGTTGATGATGCTTACTGATATTGACGGATTTTATGCTGAAGATCCAAAAGTTAATCCCCGGGCTGAGCTTCTATCCCTGGTCCCCGAAGTAGACAGTAATATTGAGTCTCTGGCTGGTTTAAGCGGCAGTTCCCTGGGGAGCGGCGGGATGGTCGGTAAACTCCAGGGGGTGAAAAAGGCGGTGGCTTACGGGATTCCGACGATCATCGCCAACGGCAAACGTTCCGGAATTGTGAGTCGGGTTCTGGCCGGTGAAGAGGAAGGAACCCTGTTTCTGCCCCGGGAAAACCGTTTGACCTGTCGTAAACACTGGTTGGCCTATGGGGTAAAATCCCGGGGTGTTCTGGTTCTCGATCAGGGCGCGGTGCGGGCCATTATCAGGGGCGGTAAAAGCTTGCTGCCTTCCGGCATCCTTAAAACCGAGGGCAGCTTTGGGATTGGCGATCCGGTTTCCTGCCATGATGAAGAGGGCAGGGAGATCGCCCGCGGACTTTCTAACTATGCCGTGGATGAAGTGAATAGAATCAATGGATGTCATTCCTGGGAGATTGAAGCAGCCCTGGGTTATCATTCGGTGGATGAGGTTATTCATCGGGATAACCTGGTGGTGGTTGATGAAGGATAA
- a CDS encoding 23S rRNA (pseudouridine(1915)-N(3))-methyltransferase RlmH encodes MQLRFTFVGKTRNSRLQVEIDGYLQRLQRYVPVEHREIKEMRLGSKEDPRQFCRRQAPQLIQTLTRDNFFRVVLTEHGRAFTTLEFAGFLSRQLESGRAGINFLAAGPYGLAAEVLEQADFQLSLSPMTFTHEMARVLLLEQLYRALTILRGEPYHY; translated from the coding sequence GTGCAGTTGAGATTTACCTTTGTCGGCAAGACCAGAAACTCCCGGCTGCAAGTTGAAATTGACGGTTATCTGCAGCGGCTGCAACGCTATGTTCCGGTCGAGCATCGGGAAATAAAAGAAATGCGCCTGGGGAGCAAAGAAGATCCCCGGCAGTTTTGTCGGCGTCAGGCCCCACAGTTGATCCAGACATTAACCAGGGATAATTTTTTTCGGGTTGTTCTGACCGAACATGGCAGAGCGTTTACCACCTTGGAATTTGCCGGTTTTCTCTCGCGGCAGCTTGAAAGTGGCAGAGCTGGAATAAATTTTCTGGCTGCTGGACCTTATGGCCTGGCTGCAGAGGTCCTGGAACAGGCAGATTTCCAGCTGTCGCTTTCCCCCATGACTTTTACCCATGAGATGGCCCGGGTTCTGCTGCTGGAACAGCTCTACCGGGCACTGACTATTTTGCGGGGGGAGCCATATCACTATTGA
- a CDS encoding redox-sensing transcriptional repressor Rex: MKQKDIKIPEATIRRLSAYINCLERLDHKGYQVVSSELLGESCQVSPAQIRKDLSYFGEFGVRGVGYATKNLAEEIKVILGLDCIWPTVLVGVGHLGHALLNFTSIREHGYRMVAAFDSDPGKIGMEVSEGLHIQPIEELVKTTSREKATIGIITVPASSAQATADLLAEGGVSGILNFAPFKVKVPDNITMRNVSIVSELDTLAYLLSSKKPRRRQKKSK, from the coding sequence ATGAAACAGAAAGATATCAAGATTCCGGAAGCAACGATAAGGCGTCTATCCGCTTACATCAACTGCTTGGAAAGACTGGATCACAAGGGATACCAGGTGGTTTCATCTGAACTACTGGGGGAATCCTGCCAGGTAAGCCCGGCCCAGATTCGTAAAGATTTATCCTATTTCGGCGAATTCGGGGTCCGGGGGGTTGGCTATGCCACCAAAAACCTGGCAGAAGAGATTAAAGTAATTCTCGGGCTGGATTGCATCTGGCCTACCGTGCTGGTGGGTGTGGGACATCTTGGCCATGCCCTGCTGAATTTCACCTCTATCCGGGAACATGGCTATCGCATGGTTGCCGCTTTCGACAGCGACCCCGGAAAAATCGGCATGGAGGTGTCGGAAGGGCTCCATATCCAACCCATCGAGGAACTGGTAAAAACCACCAGCCGGGAGAAAGCCACTATCGGCATCATCACTGTGCCGGCTTCCAGTGCCCAGGCTACTGCTGATCTGCTGGCTGAAGGTGGAGTAAGCGGCATCCTCAATTTTGCCCCTTTCAAAGTCAAGGTTCCGGACAACATCACCATGAGGAATGTCTCCATTGTCAGCGAGCTGGACACCCTGGCCTACTTGCTCTCCAGCAAGAAGCCACGGCGCCGGCAGAAAAAAAGTAAATAG
- the nadD gene encoding nicotinate-nucleotide adenylyltransferase: protein MDRSVNKRVGVFGGTFDPIHCGHLRAAAEVCRACGLDELFFMPAAIPPHKQNVRVGSAAQRLAMVELAIRGEAKFHCSTYELDKGGTSYSIDTLTGFRKKIGHELYFIIGWDAFSEISTWKSYRQLFGVSHFVVMSRSGSEPGWLDDGNMDIFPVATRADFCYEKEGVYCHHSGNRVYFQSVTRLDISSSMIRRERQWGYSITCLVPDAVNDYILEHDLYRSS, encoded by the coding sequence ATGGACAGATCCGTCAATAAACGGGTAGGTGTCTTTGGCGGCACCTTTGACCCGATTCATTGTGGCCATCTGCGGGCGGCGGCGGAGGTATGTCGGGCCTGTGGGCTGGATGAACTTTTTTTCATGCCGGCAGCGATACCGCCCCACAAACAGAATGTCCGGGTTGGATCGGCAGCACAGCGCCTGGCGATGGTAGAACTGGCCATCCGGGGAGAGGCAAAATTTCACTGTTCCACTTATGAACTGGATAAAGGCGGTACTTCCTATTCCATCGATACCCTCACCGGCTTCCGGAAAAAAATCGGTCACGAACTTTATTTTATTATCGGCTGGGATGCTTTTAGTGAAATTTCCACCTGGAAATCTTACCGGCAATTGTTTGGCGTCAGTCATTTTGTGGTTATGTCCCGCTCAGGGTCTGAGCCCGGCTGGCTGGATGACGGGAACATGGATATTTTTCCCGTTGCCACAAGGGCTGATTTTTGTTATGAAAAAGAAGGAGTTTATTGTCATCATAGTGGCAATCGGGTTTATTTTCAGTCGGTTACCAGGCTGGATATTTCTTCAAGTATGATCCGCAGGGAACGGCAATGGGGATATTCCATCACTTGTCTGGTGCCGGACGCTGTTAATGATTATATCCTGGAACATGACTTGTACCGCAGCAGTTAG
- a CDS encoding tetratricopeptide repeat protein, whose product MIYRFLLLFGLLFLLLFSYLLYLNPQSLTLHLATGLDTHGSLPFFILLSFAAGGLVMIFLFSAKSIFRYSREFKQRKGHRQIQQAVQVTRQGLESWLAADYKKAAKQLKRALKLDGENQEIRRDLIRVKLDAGEPQAAMEIIEDGLKIDPDDSCLQWLKAEVLESLGDDLRLLNYLNYLKGRYPKNVSILNLLVDKLMAQTYWQEAIAAWQELGKIAKAAKNKEQQAEIAVQLDNCRYELAVQQWHAGNREAAEQSLKEVLDRNQKYVPAYILQATMAEQELQNPKRIETALAALKQGYSRQPNAWFLLEGERLLLSASENGEEMVAKYYRKAVSRYQDYWPARLLFAFFCLRQQRLERAAGLLAELKKQEVNNPLIKMLAGELAYRQSHQLNEAADQFKEAMGLEENPPLVFICNHCQRHAAGWLPRCPGCGHYNTYELSADLVTFKEQAG is encoded by the coding sequence ATGATCTATCGTTTCCTGCTCCTGTTTGGATTGCTGTTTCTGTTATTGTTTTCCTACCTGTTGTATCTCAATCCCCAATCCTTGACCCTGCATCTGGCAACTGGTCTTGATACCCATGGATCCCTGCCGTTTTTTATTCTGCTTTCCTTTGCCGCTGGCGGTCTGGTAATGATATTTTTGTTTAGCGCCAAATCTATTTTTCGTTATTCTCGTGAGTTCAAGCAGCGAAAAGGACATCGGCAGATTCAACAGGCAGTACAGGTGACCAGGCAGGGCCTGGAAAGCTGGCTGGCTGCCGATTATAAAAAAGCTGCCAAACAGCTGAAGCGGGCTTTGAAACTGGATGGGGAGAACCAGGAAATTCGTCGGGATTTGATCCGGGTCAAGCTGGATGCCGGAGAGCCGCAAGCGGCCATGGAGATTATTGAAGACGGGTTGAAAATCGATCCCGATGACAGTTGTCTCCAATGGCTCAAGGCTGAGGTGCTGGAATCTCTGGGCGATGATTTGCGTTTACTTAACTATCTCAATTATCTGAAAGGTCGTTATCCCAAAAATGTTTCAATCCTGAACCTGCTGGTGGATAAACTGATGGCCCAGACCTACTGGCAGGAAGCCATTGCCGCCTGGCAGGAATTGGGAAAAATTGCGAAAGCGGCAAAAAATAAAGAACAACAGGCTGAAATTGCGGTCCAGTTGGATAATTGCCGTTATGAGCTGGCAGTGCAGCAGTGGCATGCCGGGAACCGGGAAGCTGCTGAACAGTCCCTGAAAGAGGTATTGGACAGAAATCAGAAATACGTCCCGGCTTATATTCTCCAGGCTACGATGGCGGAACAGGAGCTGCAGAATCCGAAAAGAATTGAGACCGCCCTGGCGGCATTAAAACAGGGATACAGCCGGCAACCCAATGCCTGGTTTCTACTGGAAGGTGAGCGGCTGCTTTTGTCAGCGTCTGAAAACGGTGAGGAAATGGTAGCAAAATATTATCGTAAAGCTGTTTCCCGCTACCAGGATTATTGGCCGGCCCGCCTTTTATTTGCTTTTTTCTGCTTGCGACAACAGCGGCTTGAGCGGGCAGCCGGGTTGCTTGCCGAGCTTAAGAAACAGGAGGTTAATAATCCGTTGATTAAAATGCTGGCTGGTGAGCTTGCCTACCGGCAGTCACACCAGTTAAATGAGGCGGCGGATCAGTTCAAGGAAGCCATGGGGCTGGAGGAAAATCCGCCCCTGGTTTTTATCTGTAATCATTGCCAGCGTCATGCCGCTGGCTGGTTGCCCCGTTGTCCTGGATGCGGACATTATAATACCTATGAATTATCCGCGGACTTGGTGACCTTCAAGGAACAGGCTGGATGA
- a CDS encoding glutamate-5-semialdehyde dehydrogenase, producing the protein MILAAEIISLAQKVKKASRVLAATGTTEKDRALQLMAAGLRNQRAFLQKKNQLDLIEAEKQGLSAAMIDRLTLSDDVIESMAAGLEEVASFPDPVGEITRMWKRPNNLMVGKMRIPLGVVGMIYESRPNVTADAAGLCLKAGNGVLLRGGSEAIHSNLAILEVLQTALRQTSIPGDVIQVVSLTDREAITEMLKLEEYIDLIIPRGGEGLIRFVVANSRIPVIKHYKGVCHVFVDEHADYTMARDIVINAKTQRPGVCNALETLLVHQQSAADFLPLMAAALKNSGVEVRACERSRAIVPDFLPATEEDWYAEYLTLTLAVRVVDDLDQAIDHINRYGSDHTEAIVTTEYHQAQAFLQRVNSSVVMVNASTRFSDGGQMGMGAEIGISTTKLHAYGPMGLEGLTTTKYIIYGDGQIRQ; encoded by the coding sequence ATGATCCTGGCAGCGGAAATAATCTCGTTGGCGCAAAAGGTAAAAAAAGCATCCCGGGTTCTGGCGGCTACCGGGACGACGGAAAAAGACCGGGCTTTGCAGCTGATGGCTGCCGGTTTACGCAATCAGCGGGCTTTTTTGCAGAAAAAAAACCAGCTGGATTTAATCGAAGCGGAAAAACAAGGCCTGTCAGCCGCCATGATTGACCGTTTGACCTTGAGTGACGATGTGATTGAATCCATGGCTGCCGGTCTGGAAGAGGTGGCGTCATTTCCGGATCCCGTTGGTGAAATAACCCGGATGTGGAAACGTCCCAACAACCTGATGGTCGGTAAAATGCGGATTCCCCTGGGAGTTGTCGGGATGATTTATGAGTCCCGGCCCAATGTAACCGCCGATGCGGCTGGTTTATGCCTGAAAGCGGGAAACGGAGTGCTGCTCAGGGGCGGTTCGGAAGCCATCCATTCCAACCTGGCAATCCTGGAGGTCTTGCAGACAGCCCTGCGGCAGACCTCCATTCCCGGTGATGTTATCCAGGTGGTTTCCCTGACTGATCGGGAAGCCATTACCGAGATGCTCAAACTGGAAGAATATATCGATCTGATCATTCCCCGGGGTGGTGAGGGTCTGATCCGCTTTGTGGTGGCCAATTCCCGCATTCCGGTGATTAAACATTATAAGGGCGTCTGCCATGTATTTGTGGATGAGCATGCCGATTATACCATGGCCAGGGATATCGTCATCAATGCGAAAACCCAGCGGCCGGGGGTTTGTAATGCCCTGGAAACCCTTTTGGTTCACCAGCAGAGCGCCGCTGATTTTCTGCCGCTGATGGCCGCGGCTTTAAAAAATTCCGGAGTTGAAGTGCGTGCTTGTGAGCGGTCCCGGGCCATAGTTCCCGATTTCCTGCCGGCGACGGAGGAAGACTGGTATGCCGAATATCTGACTCTGACTCTGGCAGTGCGGGTGGTGGATGATCTGGACCAGGCCATAGACCATATCAACCGCTACGGTTCTGATCATACGGAAGCCATTGTGACCACTGAATACCATCAGGCCCAGGCATTCTTGCAGCGGGTTAATTCTTCCGTAGTGATGGTTAATGCTTCAACCCGCTTCAGTGATGGCGGCCAGATGGGGATGGGGGCGGAGATCGGCATCAGCACTACCAAACTCCATGCCTATGGTCCCATGGGTCTGGAAGGCTTAACGACGACTAAATATATTATTTATGGTGATGGACAGATCCGTCAATAA
- the gpmI gene encoding 2,3-bisphosphoglycerate-independent phosphoglycerate mutase, translated as MKSKPECVVLIIADGWGVSAAVEGNAIAQAKTPVIDRLFQRYPQTTLQASGLAVGLPAGQMGNSEVGHLNMGAGRVVYQDLTRISKSIADGTFANNQVLLESMEKISSAGGTLHLMGLFSDGGVHSHLDHLKALLEMAADRGLPQVFIHAFLDGRDTPPTSAKRYLEDFQRYLDELGTGRIATIMGRFYAMDRDQRWERVQEAYETLVGGQGRKAENVSVAIDVAYEAGETDEFVKPTVLVDGQGQGAGIHDGDGIIFFNFRADRAREITRAFTEKDFNAFDRGQSLSLSSYVCFSEYDASFDLPVAFPPEELKNVLAEVVAAAGLRQLHIAETEKYAHVTFFFNGGREEPFPGEEHCLIPSPREVKTYDEKPQMSAYEVAAEVVRRLEMKKYQLVILNFANGDMVGHTGNMAAAIQACEAVDACVGQVVNKTMDVGGVVLFTADHGNVEQMLSPEGEPVTAHSTNPVPCIVISEQFIGRQVRDSVSLADLAPTILEIMGLAIPLEMTGKSLIL; from the coding sequence ATGAAGAGTAAACCTGAATGTGTGGTCTTGATTATTGCCGATGGCTGGGGTGTTTCTGCGGCAGTGGAAGGGAATGCCATCGCCCAGGCGAAAACGCCGGTGATTGACCGGCTTTTTCAACGTTATCCCCAGACAACGTTGCAGGCTTCAGGCCTGGCGGTTGGCCTGCCGGCAGGGCAGATGGGCAATTCCGAGGTTGGTCATCTTAACATGGGTGCCGGCCGCGTTGTCTATCAGGACCTGACCCGAATTTCCAAAAGTATCGCCGATGGAACATTTGCCAATAACCAGGTGTTGTTGGAGAGCATGGAGAAAATCAGTAGTGCCGGAGGGACCCTCCATCTTATGGGGCTGTTTTCAGACGGCGGGGTTCACAGTCATCTTGATCATTTAAAAGCCCTGCTGGAAATGGCTGCCGATCGTGGTTTACCACAGGTATTTATTCATGCCTTTCTTGACGGTCGCGATACGCCGCCCACCAGTGCCAAAAGATATCTTGAGGATTTTCAGCGATATCTTGATGAACTGGGAACCGGTCGCATAGCGACCATCATGGGGCGTTTTTACGCCATGGATCGGGATCAGCGTTGGGAACGGGTGCAAGAGGCTTATGAGACTCTGGTCGGCGGCCAGGGCCGTAAGGCTGAAAATGTTTCCGTGGCCATCGATGTCGCCTATGAAGCCGGGGAAACGGATGAATTTGTCAAACCGACGGTATTGGTTGACGGCCAAGGTCAAGGGGCTGGTATTCATGACGGTGACGGCATTATCTTTTTTAATTTTCGTGCCGATCGGGCCCGGGAAATTACCAGGGCTTTCACTGAGAAGGATTTCAATGCCTTTGACCGTGGACAATCATTATCCTTGAGTTCCTATGTCTGTTTTAGCGAATATGACGCTTCTTTTGACCTGCCGGTGGCTTTCCCACCGGAGGAATTGAAAAATGTGCTGGCTGAGGTGGTGGCGGCTGCCGGTTTGCGGCAACTGCATATTGCTGAAACCGAAAAATATGCCCATGTGACCTTTTTTTTCAACGGTGGCCGGGAGGAACCTTTTCCCGGAGAAGAGCACTGCCTTATTCCCTCGCCCCGGGAGGTGAAAACCTACGATGAAAAGCCACAGATGAGTGCCTATGAAGTGGCGGCTGAAGTGGTCCGGCGCCTGGAGATGAAGAAGTACCAGCTGGTTATCCTGAATTTTGCCAATGGTGACATGGTCGGGCATACGGGAAACATGGCGGCTGCCATCCAGGCCTGTGAAGCGGTTGATGCTTGTGTCGGCCAAGTGGTGAATAAAACTATGGACGTGGGTGGGGTGGTTCTTTTTACCGCTGATCACGGTAATGTTGAGCAGATGTTGAGCCCTGAAGGTGAGCCGGTAACCGCCCACAGTACGAATCCGGTACCTTGTATTGTCATAAGTGAGCAGTTTATCGGTCGGCAGGTGCGAGATAGTGTTTCTCTGGCGGATCTGGCTCCCACTATCCTGGAAATTATGGGTTTGGCTATCCCGCTGGAAATGACCGGGAAATCCTTGATTTTATAA